One genomic region from Drosophila subpulchrella strain 33 F10 #4 breed RU33 chromosome 2R, RU_Dsub_v1.1 Primary Assembly, whole genome shotgun sequence encodes:
- the LOC119552139 gene encoding uncharacterized protein LOC119552139, which yields MIWIKSLSLLLLPALFINSVMTTGFAEETVLNHDDDPDPGREKYIWNPFPGFCGENATRARCAGVCPETCAFKSLKCPNYCGVNCICKPDYVFDEKLQLCILKSDCPQDIQQEVVETHRVFQ from the coding sequence ATGATTTGGATCAAGTCTCTTtctttgctgctgctgccagctttatttataaattcgGTTATGACAACTGGCTTTGCGGAGGAAACCGTTTTGAATCATGATGACGATCCGGACCCGGGTCGTGAGAAGTACATTTGGAATCCGTTTCCGGGCTTCTGCGGCGAGAATGCCACCAGGGCTAGATGTGCTGGGGTGTGTCCCGAAACCTGTGCCTTTAAATCGCTCAAATGCCCCAACTATTGCGGTGTGAATTGCATTTGCAAACCTGACTATGTCTTCGATGAAAAACTACAGCTGTGCATCCTAAAATCGGATTGTCCTCAGGATATACAACAGGAAGTTGTGGAAACCCATCGTGTGTTTCAGTAG
- the LOC119552141 gene encoding uncharacterized protein LOC119552141, producing the protein MPCPKLSYVLVIIGSILQKNVVRAETTEAEMTWPDDVTEATLETEITWPDELPVTVTKEVTYRTARTLDPLDALKDEEEFMEKPHKKHVETFDSLEEGYRMVHPIEEAKALKRKPLPEEKYIKQPFYFGCCHNSTNVGCAGVCPETCEYRSKYCVPLCGPPCRCKRGFVYNIQRKACTLRSDCPKYIVQSKNGIYRVFL; encoded by the coding sequence ATGCCATGTCCCAAGCTTAGTTATGTTTTAGTTATAATCGGAAGTATCCTTCAGAAAAATGTAGTAAGGGCAGAAACCACCGAGGCCGAGATGACCTGGCCGGATGATGTCACTGAGGCTACCTTAGAAACAGAGATAACCTGGCCGGATGAACTGCCAGTAACCGTAACGAAAGAGGTCACTTATCGCACCGCTAGAACCTTGGATCCCTTAGATGCCTTAAAGGACGAGGAAGAGTTCATGGAAAAACCGCATAAAAAGCATGTCGAGACATTCGATAGCCTGGAAGAAGGATACCGCATGGTTCATCCAATAGAGGAAGCAAAAGCCCTGAAGCGGAAGCCGCTTCCCGAGGAGAAGTATATCAAGCAGCCCTTCTACTTTGGCTGCTGTCACAACTCCACGAATGTGGGATGTGCAGGTGTTTGTCCGGAGACCTGTGAGTACCGCTCCAAGTACTGCGTACCCCTATGCGGACCTCCATGTCGCTGTAAGCGCGGTTTTGTCTACAATATTCAGCGAAAGGCCTGCACCCTGCGCTCCGACTGTCCCAAGTATATTGTTCAGAGCAAGAACGGAATCTACAGGGTATTTTTGTGA
- the LOC119550623 gene encoding uncharacterized protein LOC119550623, giving the protein MSRLKTIFMVSLLAIFLSPQETEAQATIGENWSKLGKCTQVGIETITSLANKVVPSFYELKKCSGYVVLEQPNRKGRKITWYLKVTYEFFKKLAFDEPKCLHNLISRIAQRVKPYTEQITGLGCLDENDFII; this is encoded by the exons ATGAGCAGGCTCAAGACCATATTTATGGTGAGCCTGTTGGCT ATATTCCTAAGCCCCCAGGAGACTGAGGCCCAGGCAACCATCGGCGAAAACTGGAGCAAGTTGGGCAAGTGCACTCAGGTGGGCATCGAAACAATTACTAGTTTGGCCAACAAAGTTGTCCCAAGCTTCTACGAACTGAAAAAATGTTCCGGATACGTGGTCTTGGAACAGCCAAACAGAAAGGGACGAAAGATTACCTGGTACCTGAAGGTCACCTATGAATTCTTTAAGAAGCTGGCCTTTGACGAACCGAAATGTCTGCACAATCTTATAAGCCGAATAGCTCAAAGGGTCAAACCATATACAGAGCAAATTACGGGATTGGGTTGCTTGGACGAAAATGATTTTATCATCTAA